GCGAAGTGGTCGAGATCCCGTGTGGCCCCGAGACCCGGTTTCAGCCGACGGTGGCGATGCTCGACGCGCTCGATCCCCCGGTGGCCGGCGTGATCGTCGCCAGTCCGGCCAACCCGACCGGCACCGTCATTCCGCCCGAGGAATTGGCCGCGATCGCTCGCTGGTGCGACAGGACGGGCGTCCGGTTGATCAGCGACGAGGTCTATCACGGCCTGGTCTACCCCGGCGCGCCCGAGACCAGCTGCGCGTGGGAGACCTCACGAAATGCCGTGGTGGTCAACAGCTTCTCGAAGTATTTCGCGATGACCGGCTGGCGGCTGGGCTGGCTGCTGGTGCCCACCGGGTTGCAGCGGGCGATCGACCGGCTCACCGGCAACTTCACCATCTGCCCGCCGGCCCTGGCCCAACATGCCGCGGTCGCCGCGTTCACCCCGGAGGCACTGGCCGAGGCCGACGGGCTGCTGTCGCACTACGCCGACAACCGCGCGCTGCTGCTCGACGGCCTGCGCGGTATCGGCATCGACCGGCTGGCTCCGACCGACGGCGCCTTCTACGTGTACGCCGACGTCAGCGATCACACCGCCGACTCCCTGGCCTGGTGCTCAAAATTGTTGGCCGACACCGGCGTCGCCATTGCTCCCGGCATCGACTTCGACACCGTGCGCGGCGGCTCCTATGTCCGGCTGTCCTTCGCCGGGCCGACCAGTGACATCGAAGAGGCGTTGCGCCGCATCGGTAACTGGCTGGAGTAGATCGGCTCTGCGGCCACGGCGTTGCCCACTCGAACTTTTAGGCCCTGCGCGCAGAGTCAGCGGCTCGGACGCTGTGAGGCGTACCAATCCAGCAGGTCCGGGTTGTCGACGGCGCTGCGCTCGACCACCTTGGCCGCATCGGCCCCCTGGAACAGCTTCTTGATCGGGACTTCGAGCTTCTTGCCGGTGCGGGTGTGGGGAATGCCCGGGGCGACGACGATGTCGTCGGGCACGTGCCGCGGGGATACCTCGGTGCGGATGGTCTGAATGATCTTGTCCCGCACCGCGTCGGTGAGCTCGACCCCCTCGGCCGGCACCACGAACAATGGCATCCAATACCCACCGTCGGGCTGTTCGGCCCCGATCACCAGCGCTTCGGCGATCTCGGGCAACCGCTCGACGGCCTGATAGATGTCGGCGCTGCCCATCCGGATGCCGTTGCGGTTCAACGTGGAATCCGACCGCCCGTGCACGACGATGCTGTCGTGGTCGGTGATGGTGATCCAGTCGCCGTGACGCCACACGCCGGGGAACATCTCGAAATACGCGTCGCGATAGCGGGAGCCGTCGGCGTCGTTCCAGAACCCGATCGGCATCGAGGGCAGCGGCTTGGTGATCACCAGCTCGCCCACCTCTCCCCGCACGGGGTTGCCCGACTCGTCCCAGGCGTCCACGGCCGCCCCGAGGTAGCGGGTCGACAGCTCGCCCGGCCATACCGGGACGGTCGGCGCACCGCCGATGAACGCCGACACCACATCGGTGCCACCGCTGAGGGAGGAGACCTGAACCCGTTCGCCGACGTTGTCGCGCAACCACAGCGCCGACGACGGCGGCAGTGACGAACCGGTGATGCCCACGGTTTTCAGCGCCGACAGGTCGTGGTCTTCGCGGGGAACCGCGCCGGCCTTGGCGCAGGCCAGCACGTAGCCGGGGCTGGTACCGAGCACCGTCGCCCCAACGGTGGCGGCGATGTGCCAGAGCGCGTCGGCCCTCGGATAGGTCGGGCTGCCCTCGTAGCAGACGATGGTGGCGCCCACCAGCAACCCGGCGACCTGGAAGTTCCACATCATCCAGCTCGGGCTGGTGTACCAGAAGAACGTGTCGTCCTTGCCGATATCGGACTGCAGGGCAACCGCTTTGAGATGTTCGAGTAGCACACCACCGTGGCCGTGCATGATGCCCTTGGGTAGACCCGTGGTGCCCGATGAATACAGAACCCACAGCGGATGATCGAAATCGACCGCGGTCGTGGTCAATTCGGCCCTGCCGGCGGTCGCGGAGTCCCAGTCCAGCCAGTCCTCTCGGGCCGCACCCAGCCGTGACACCAGCACCGAGGCCTTCAGCGTGGGCAGGCCGTCGCGCACCGCGGCGATGTCGGTGCTCTTGTCGTGGGACTTGCCTCCGAACCAGTAGCCGTCGGCGGTCACCAGCACCGTCGGCTCCAACTGGCCCAGCCGGTCCAGGGCCGCCTTGGCGGTGTAGTCCTGCCCGCAGGCGCTCCAGATCGCCCCGATGCTCGCGGTGGCCAGGAACGCGATGATGGCCTCGGCGATGTTGGGCAGATAACCGACTACCCGATCTCCGGGCTGCACGCCGAGCGATTTCAGGGTGTGTGCGAAAGCCGCGGTACGGCGCAGCAATTCGGCCCAGGACAGCTCGGTGACCGCGCCGCCCTCGGCCACGGTGAGGATGGCGGGCCGGTCGGTACGAGCTTGACGGGCGATCTGGTCGACGTAGTTCAGCCGGGCTCCGGCGAACCACCGGGCGCCTGGCATCACGTCGCCGGACAATACTTCGTCCGGCCGCTCGCCGAGCTCGAAGTAATCCCACAGCGCGCCCCAGAAGGCCGCCGGATCATCGACGGACCACTGCCACAGACTCTGATAGTCCGGTGCGCTGATACCGGTGCGCGACTCGACGAACCGCGCGAAATCGGTGACCCGGGCCGCCTCGACACCCTCGGGCGTCGGTTCCCATTGCGTGCTCATCGTGCGCTCCATCCACCATCCATCGTGTACGACGCCCCGGTCACCATCCGGGCGTTCGGTGATGCCAGCCAAGCTACCAACGCACCAACCTCTTCGGGTTCGACCAGGTGCTTGACCGCACTTTCCTTGAGTAGCACCTCGGCCAGTACGTCGGCCTCCGGAATGCCGTGGATGCGGGCCTGATCGGCGATCTGCTCGGTCACCAGCGGGGTGCGTACGTACCCGGGGTTGACGCAGTTGCTGGTCACCCCGTGCGGGCCGCCCTCCAGTGCGGTCACCTTCGACAAGCCTTCCAGCGCATGCTTGGCGGTGACGTAACCGGATTTGAACTCCGAGGCGCGCAGCCCGTGGACCGATGAGATGTTGACGACGCGGCCGAACCCCTGGGCATACATGTGTGGCAGGGCCGCGCGGATCAACAGGAACGGCGCCTCGACCATCAACGCCATGAGCATCCGGAACCGTTCGGGCGGAAACTCCTCGATCGGGTGGATGCTCTGCACCCCGGCGTTGTTCACCAGGATGTCGCACTCCAGCTTCAGCGTCTCCAGCGCGGCCACGTCGAGAAGGTCCACCTCCCAAGGCTTTCCCCCGATCTCGGCGGCCACGGAGGCCGCGGCGGGTCCGTTGATGTCGGCGACCGTGACCACCGCCCCACGGGAAGCGAGCTCGCGGGCGCACGCCGCACCGATGCCGCTGGCAGCACCGGTGACCAGTGCGGTGCGGCCGGTCAAGTCCGTCATGCCGTGGCCCGCTGGAGGTCGGCGGCGTCGATCTCGGCCAGGTCCACACCCTTGGTCTCCCGGGTGAAGGCCAGCGCGATCAGCGTCACCAGCGCGGCCAACGCGAGGTACACCGCGATCGGCACCGACGATGCGTAGGTTTTCAGCAACCACACCGCGATGATCGGGGCCATCGATCCGGCGGCGATCGACGTGACCTGATAGCCAAGGGAGACACCGGAATAGCGCATCCGGGTGGGGAACATCTCCGACATCAGCGCGGGCTGCGGCGCGTACATCAGGGCATGGATCACCAGGCCCAGCGTGATCGCCGCGATCACCGGCAGGTACCGACCGCTGTCCATCATCGGATAGGCGAAGAAGCCCCAGCAGGCCGCGCCGACGGCGCCGACGAAGTACACCGGGCGACGGCCGTAACGGTCCGACAGCGCCCCGACAATCGGGATGGCCACCAGATGCACGGTGTGCGCGACGAGCAGCCACCACAGGATGTCGCTGGTGTCGGAGTGCACATGTTCCTTGAGATAGGTGATCGAGAACGTGACCACCAGGTAGTACATGATGTTCTCGCCGAACCGTAGGCCCATCGCGGTGAACACCCCGCGCGGATAGCGCTTGAGCACCTCGATCGCGCTGAACGAGCTGGCCTTGATCTGCTCGGCTTCCTGTTGGGCCGCAACGAAGATCGGGGCATCGGTCACCTTGGTGCGGATGTAGTAACCGATCAGCACCACGACCGCCGACAGCCAGAACGCCACGCGCCAACCCCAGGACAGGAATGCATCGGCACTCAGCAGCCCGTTGAGGAGCAGCAGCACCACGGTGGCGAGCATGTTGCCCACCGGCACGCCGGCCTGCGGCCAGCTGGCCCAGAACCCGCGCGACCGGTTCGGGCTGTGCTCGGCCACCAGCAGCACCGCGCCGCCCCACTCCCCGCCGACGGCGAAGCCCTGTAGGAATCGCAGGATCACCAGGAGGATGGGAGCCAGGTAACCGATCTGCGCGTAGGTCGGCAGGCAGCCCATCAGGAACGTGGCCAGGCCGACGAGTATCAGGCTGAACTGAAGCAGCTTCTTGCGGCCGAACTTGTCGCCGTAGTGGCCGAACACGATGCCGCCGAGGGGGCGGGCCAGGAATCCGATGGCGTAGGTACCGAAGGCGGCCATGATGGCGTCGAGCTCGTTACCGCCCTGCGGGAAGAACAGTTTGTTGAACACCAGCGTGGCGGCGGTTCCGTAGAGGAAGAACTCGTACCACTCGACCACCGTGCCTGCCATCGAGGCGGCGACGACGCGGCGCAGGCCGGTCGCATTGGGCGCGCTCATCCGCGGCTCTCCTTCTGGGTTCGATATGACCTGGACCACAATCCCCCGTGAGTATTCATGCACGTTGAACCGGCCGCAATGGGTAAATCCGCACGAACAGTCTGCAAAAATGCAGAAATGGACGGTGTGCAACGACCTGGTCGGCCCAGCGCGGACGATCTACTCGTTCTGTTGGCCGTCGGCCGGTCCGGCCGCTACACCGCTGCGGCGAACGAACTCGGGATCAACCACACCACGATCTCGCGTCGCATCGCCGCGCTCGAGCAGGCCATCGGGGGGCGGGTGCTGACCCGGGCGGGCGGAGGCTGGGAACTCACCGATCTCGGGCGCGAGGCACTTGCGGCCGCCGAGGCCGTCGAGTCGGCGGTCTCGACCCTGGGCACCACCGGCGCCCGGCAACTCGCGGGCGTGGTCCGGATCTCGGCGACCGACGGTTTCAGCGCGTACATCGCCGCGCCGGCAGCCGCCCAGGCGCAGCGTCGTCACCCGCGCCTGACGGTGGAGATCGTGACCGCCACCCGGCGCGCCTCCCAACAACGGTCGAGCCTGGATCTGGAGATCGTCGTCGGCACACCCCAGGTGCGACGGGCCGAGGCGATCCGGCTGGGTGACTACTGTCTGGGCCTCTATGGCGCGCGGGACTACCTCGCCGAGCACGGCACCCCGGCCGACGTCGCGGACCTGGCGCGCTTCCCGCTGGTCTACTTCATCGATTCGATGCTGCAGGTCGACGACCTCGACATGGCCACCAGTTTTGCGCCGGCCATGCGTGAATCGGTGACCTCGACCAACGTGTTCGTCCATGTCGAGGCCACCCGGGCCGCGGCCGGCCTGGGCCTGCTGCCGTGTTTCATGGCCGACCGGCACGATGATCTGGTGCGGGTCCTGCCCGCAGAGCTGACGGTCCGGTTGAGCTACTGGCTGGTGGCCAGGGCCGAGACGCTGCGCCGCCCGGTGGTGGCCGAGGTGGTGGAGGCGATCCACGACCAGATGGCTGACCAATACGAGGTGCTGCTCGGCATTCGCTGATGCACAGTAGCGGGTATGCCTTTCATCGAGCACGATCGCGGGCGGGCCTACTACCGGCACTGGGCCGCACCGGATCCCCGCGCTGCCGTCCTCTTCCTGCACGGGTTCGGTGAACACACCGGGGTCTACCACCGCTACGGTTTCGCGCTCAACGCCGCGGGTATCGATCTGTGGGCGGTCGACCAGTTCGGGCACGGCCTCACCCCGGGCACGCGCGGCGACTTCGGCAGGATCGAGGACAGTTCGGCACTGGCCGAGTCGCTGACCATGCTCGCCGAGCGTACGACCCCCGGCATACCGCTGGTGGCACAAGGGCATTCGTTCGGTTCAGTGGTGACCTTGTTCCGTCTTCTGGGTGATCCGGCGCGGTACCGCGCAGGCATCATCTCGGGCGCCCCGCTGGTTCCGATCCCCGAAATGCTCGACGCAGACACGTCTTTGGACTTGGATCCGAACTGGCTGTCGTCCGATCCGTTCTATCTGGACAGCCTGGAGAACGACCCGCTGGCCTTCGTCGACGCCGACGGCGCCGCCCTGACCCGGGAACTGGATCGGGCGTGGGACCGGTTCGGCGCCGAGCTGCCCAAGCTGGCGGTGCCCACCCTGGCGCTGCACGGCTCGGCCGACGTGATCGCCCCGGCCGGCGCGGTGAAGGCCTACGCCGAACAGATAGAACCCTTGCAGTTCAGGGAGTTTCCCGGCGGCAGACACGACATCCTCAACGAGTCCACGCACCGCGAGGTGGCCGCGACCATCGTGGAGTTCATCGACGCGCAGATCGGCTAGCGCCGCGCGTCGTATCCCGCGGTGAGCCAGTAGACCGTCCGGTCGAGGCTGGGCAGGATCTCGGTGATCTCGATCTCGCCCGCGGTGAACCGGCCGACGAGCCCGAACACCAGACTCGTCACGATGGTGTCGAGGTCGTGCACGAAGGCCTCATCTACCCCGGCCAGGATGGACAGGCCCGCGGGCACCACCGCGTCGAGGCCACGACGCACCAGACGGTCCCCGCCCGGCGCCGCCCTGACCCGGGAGTACGCCCTGAGCATGTCGGGGTGCTTCTCCCACGGCTCGAAGATGGTGCGGAACATCCGCATCAGGGCCTCGTACAGGGACTCCCCCGGCTCGCGCACCTGCCCGGCCACCCCCGAATACCGGTTCTCCGCCATCCAGAAGTCGAGCGCGGCGAGGATCAGCTCGTCGCGCGTGGAGTAGCGCTTGTAGATCGTGGCCAGTGAGGTCTTGGCTCGGCGCGCCACCTCGCGGAGTTGCACGGCGTCATAGCCCTCGGTCTCGATGAGTTCCACGACGATGTCGAGGATCCGATCACGCTCTTCAGTCACCTTGCAGAACACCCTTGCCGCCGGAGAGTAACCACGTTACCGTACCGCTGTAACACGGTTACAGCTATTCGGCGAAGCGAGGATCAATGGGAAATCTGGACGGAAAAGTCGCCTTCATCACCGGGGTCGCCCGAGGTCAGGGTCGTAGTCACGCGGTGGCGCTCGCCGGTGAAGGCGCGGCCGTCATCGGGGTGGACATCTGCGCCGACATCCCGTCCAACGGCTATCCGATGGCCACCCGTGAGGAGCTCGACGAGACCGTGGCCCTGGTCGAGGCCGCCGGCGGCAAGATGATCGCCGCGGTCGCCGATGTCCGCGACTTCCACGCCCTCAAGGGCGCACTCGACGCGGGCGTCGAACAGTTCGGGCGCCTCGACATCGTGCTCGCCAACGCAGGCATCGCCACGATGGCCTTCCGTGAGCTGACCATCGAAGAAGACCTCGAGATGTGGACCGACGTGCTCGACGTCAACCTGGTCGGCTCGTTCCACACCGCCAAGGCCGCCATCCCCCATCTGATCGAGGGCGGGCGCGGCGGGTCGATCGTCTTCACCAGCTCGACGGCCGGGCTGCGCGGCTTCGGCGGTCTGCAGGGCGGCGGCCTCGGCTACGCGGCATCGAAACACGGCATCGTCGGCCTCATGCGCACGTTGGCCAATGCGCTTGCCCCACACAGCATCCGGGTCAACACCGTGCACCCGACCGCGGTCAACACCATGATGGCGGTCAACCCGGCCATGACGGCGTTCCTGGAGAACTACCCCGACGGCGGTCCACACCTGCAGAACCCGATGCCGGTATCCCTGCTGGAACCGCACGACATCAGTGCGGCCATCAGTTATCTGGTGTCCGATGCCGCCAAGTACGTCACCGGGGTCACCCTCCCCGTCGACGCCGGCTTCACGAACAAACTCTGATGGGGCGCGTCACCGGCAAGCGCGTGCTGATCACCGGCGCAGCACGCGGCATGGGCCGAAGCCACGCGGTACGCCTCGCCGAGGAGGGTGCTGACCTGATCCTCGTCGACATCTGCGAATCGCTGCCAGAGGTGGAATACCCGCTGGCCACCCGTGACGACCTGGACGAAACCGCCCGCCTCGTCGCCGAACTCGGCCGTCAGGCCCTGACCTATGTGGTCGACGTGCGTGACGGTGCGGCACTGAGCGCCGCGGTCGCCGAGGCCGTCGAGAAGCTCGGCGGCCTGGACGCTTCGGTCGCCAACGCCGGAGTTCTGACCGCGGGCACCTGGGACACCACCACCGCGGAGCAATGGCGCACCGTCGTCGACGTGAACCTGATCGGCACCTGGAACACCTGCGCGGCCGCGCTGCCGCACCTGGTGGAACGCGGCGGCAGCCTGATCAACGTCAGTTCGGTGGCGGGGATCAAGGGCTCGCCACTGCACACGCCCTACACGGCGTCAAAGCACGGCGTGGTCGGGATGAGCCGCGCTCTCGCCAATGAGCTTGCCGCGGTGAATGTCCGGGTCAACACGGTGCATCCCACCGGAGTCGCCACCGGGCTACGGCCCGACACCCTGCACACCCTGATCCACGAGACCCGTCAAGACCTCGGCCCGATCTTCCAGAATGCGTTACCGATCCAGATGACCGACGCGCTGGACATCAGCAATGCGGTGCTGTTCCTGATCTCCGACGAAGCCCGGCACGTCACCGGACTGGAGTTCAAGGTCGACGCAGGGGCGACGATCCGATGACCACCTCCGACACCCGGACCGAGCGCGGCAGGCGCGAGTTCGCCGAGGTGATGACGTTCGCGCCGCCGGAGGATTCGAGCCCGTCCACCGCCAACCTCATCGACTTCGTGTTCGCCGAGGTGTGGCCGCGCACCGCATTGAGCCGCCGCGACCGCCGATTCGTCACCCTGCCGTGTGTGGCGGCGGCGGACGCCGAAGGACCACTGCGCGACCACGTCTACGCCGCACTCAACAGCGGCGACGTGTCCATCGTCGAGATGCGGGAAACCGTCCTGCATTTCGCGGTCTACGCCGGCTGGCCCAAGGCCTCGCGGTTCAACATCATGGTCGATGAGCAGTGGGACCGAATCCACCGCGAGCGCGGGTTGACCCCGCCCGCGCCCGAACCGCTGCTGCCGCTGCCCACGCCGAGCGACCCGGAGGACCGGTTGGTCTGCGGTGAGCAGTCGTTCCGGGACATCAACTGCATCCCGTTCGCCCCGACCCGCGACAATCCGTATTCCGGGGCGGGCATCCTGAACTTCGTCTTCGGGGAGATGTGGCTGCGTCCCGGGCTGGGCATGAAGGAGCGACGCCTGGTGACCGTGGCCTGCGTGGCATTCCAGGACGCGCCGCTGCCGATCCTCAGCCACGTCTACGCCGCCCTCAAGAGCCGCGATGTCTCCTTCGAGGAAATGGACGAACTGGCGCTGCATTTCGCGGCGTACTACGGCTGGCCCAAGGCGGCGAACCTCAATCAGGTGATCGGCGAGCAGAAACAACGGGTATCGCAGGAATGGGAAGCCGAGGCGTGATCTTCGAGCACATCTACCCGGCCACCGGCCAACCCAACGGGACGGTGACGCTGGCCGGTGCCGCCGAGATCGACAATGCCGTCGAGGCGGCCGCGAAGGCACAGCGCGAATGGGTCTCGCTGACCGTCGACCGGCGCCGGGACCTGCTGATCGACCTGGCCGATGTGGTGCACGAGCACCTCGACGAGCTCGCGAAGCTCAACGTGGCGGACTACGCCGTGCCGATCGCGTTCGCCGGCAACGCCGTACTGCTCGAACGGTTCCTCCGGCATTTCGCCGGCTATGCCGACAAACCGCACGGGCTGAGCACACCGGTCAACGGGTCGTTCGACATCAATCTCGTCGAACGTGAGCCCTACGGCGTCGTCGCCGTCATCACGCCGTGGAACGGCGCGCTGGTGGTCGCCGGATCGTGCGTCGCGCCGGCACTCGCCGCGGGCAATGCCGTCGTCCTCAAGCCGTCCGAGCTGGCCCCGTTCGCAGCGCTGCGATTCGGTGAGCTGTGCGTCGAGGCGGGACTGCCCGAAGGGCTGGTCACCGTCGTTCCCGCCGACGCCGAGGGTGGCGACGCGCTGGTGCGTCACCCCGGAATCGGCAAGATCGCCTTCACCGGCGGTGGCGGGACGGCGCGCAAGGTGTTGCAGTCCGCCGCAACGAATCTGACCCCGGTGGTGACCGAGCTGGGCGGCAAATCGGCCAACCTCATCTTCGCCGATGCCGATCTCGACCTGGCCGCGGCGCTGTCGGCCCATCAGGG
The genomic region above belongs to Mycolicibacterium sp. HK-90 and contains:
- a CDS encoding mycofactocin-coupled SDR family oxidoreductase, whose translation is MGNLDGKVAFITGVARGQGRSHAVALAGEGAAVIGVDICADIPSNGYPMATREELDETVALVEAAGGKMIAAVADVRDFHALKGALDAGVEQFGRLDIVLANAGIATMAFRELTIEEDLEMWTDVLDVNLVGSFHTAKAAIPHLIEGGRGGSIVFTSSTAGLRGFGGLQGGGLGYAASKHGIVGLMRTLANALAPHSIRVNTVHPTAVNTMMAVNPAMTAFLENYPDGGPHLQNPMPVSLLEPHDISAAISYLVSDAAKYVTGVTLPVDAGFTNKL
- a CDS encoding 3-hydroxybutyrate dehydrogenase, whose product is MTDLTGRTALVTGAASGIGAACARELASRGAVVTVADINGPAAASVAAEIGGKPWEVDLLDVAALETLKLECDILVNNAGVQSIHPIEEFPPERFRMLMALMVEAPFLLIRAALPHMYAQGFGRVVNISSVHGLRASEFKSGYVTAKHALEGLSKVTALEGGPHGVTSNCVNPGYVRTPLVTEQIADQARIHGIPEADVLAEVLLKESAVKHLVEPEEVGALVAWLASPNARMVTGASYTMDGGWSAR
- a CDS encoding MFS transporter: MSAPNATGLRRVVAASMAGTVVEWYEFFLYGTAATLVFNKLFFPQGGNELDAIMAAFGTYAIGFLARPLGGIVFGHYGDKFGRKKLLQFSLILVGLATFLMGCLPTYAQIGYLAPILLVILRFLQGFAVGGEWGGAVLLVAEHSPNRSRGFWASWPQAGVPVGNMLATVVLLLLNGLLSADAFLSWGWRVAFWLSAVVVLIGYYIRTKVTDAPIFVAAQQEAEQIKASSFSAIEVLKRYPRGVFTAMGLRFGENIMYYLVVTFSITYLKEHVHSDTSDILWWLLVAHTVHLVAIPIVGALSDRYGRRPVYFVGAVGAACWGFFAYPMMDSGRYLPVIAAITLGLVIHALMYAPQPALMSEMFPTRMRYSGVSLGYQVTSIAAGSMAPIIAVWLLKTYASSVPIAVYLALAALVTLIALAFTRETKGVDLAEIDAADLQRATA
- a CDS encoding carboxymuconolactone decarboxylase family protein; its protein translation is MTTSDTRTERGRREFAEVMTFAPPEDSSPSTANLIDFVFAEVWPRTALSRRDRRFVTLPCVAAADAEGPLRDHVYAALNSGDVSIVEMRETVLHFAVYAGWPKASRFNIMVDEQWDRIHRERGLTPPAPEPLLPLPTPSDPEDRLVCGEQSFRDINCIPFAPTRDNPYSGAGILNFVFGEMWLRPGLGMKERRLVTVACVAFQDAPLPILSHVYAALKSRDVSFEEMDELALHFAAYYGWPKAANLNQVIGEQKQRVSQEWEAEA
- a CDS encoding alpha/beta fold hydrolase; protein product: MPFIEHDRGRAYYRHWAAPDPRAAVLFLHGFGEHTGVYHRYGFALNAAGIDLWAVDQFGHGLTPGTRGDFGRIEDSSALAESLTMLAERTTPGIPLVAQGHSFGSVVTLFRLLGDPARYRAGIISGAPLVPIPEMLDADTSLDLDPNWLSSDPFYLDSLENDPLAFVDADGAALTRELDRAWDRFGAELPKLAVPTLALHGSADVIAPAGAVKAYAEQIEPLQFREFPGGRHDILNESTHREVAATIVEFIDAQIG
- a CDS encoding TetR/AcrR family transcriptional regulator, which translates into the protein MTEERDRILDIVVELIETEGYDAVQLREVARRAKTSLATIYKRYSTRDELILAALDFWMAENRYSGVAGQVREPGESLYEALMRMFRTIFEPWEKHPDMLRAYSRVRAAPGGDRLVRRGLDAVVPAGLSILAGVDEAFVHDLDTIVTSLVFGLVGRFTAGEIEITEILPSLDRTVYWLTAGYDARR
- a CDS encoding LysR family transcriptional regulator — encoded protein: MDGVQRPGRPSADDLLVLLAVGRSGRYTAAANELGINHTTISRRIAALEQAIGGRVLTRAGGGWELTDLGREALAAAEAVESAVSTLGTTGARQLAGVVRISATDGFSAYIAAPAAAQAQRRHPRLTVEIVTATRRASQQRSSLDLEIVVGTPQVRRAEAIRLGDYCLGLYGARDYLAEHGTPADVADLARFPLVYFIDSMLQVDDLDMATSFAPAMRESVTSTNVFVHVEATRAAAGLGLLPCFMADRHDDLVRVLPAELTVRLSYWLVARAETLRRPVVAEVVEAIHDQMADQYEVLLGIR
- a CDS encoding acetoacetate--CoA ligase — translated: MSTQWEPTPEGVEAARVTDFARFVESRTGISAPDYQSLWQWSVDDPAAFWGALWDYFELGERPDEVLSGDVMPGARWFAGARLNYVDQIARQARTDRPAILTVAEGGAVTELSWAELLRRTAAFAHTLKSLGVQPGDRVVGYLPNIAEAIIAFLATASIGAIWSACGQDYTAKAALDRLGQLEPTVLVTADGYWFGGKSHDKSTDIAAVRDGLPTLKASVLVSRLGAAREDWLDWDSATAGRAELTTTAVDFDHPLWVLYSSGTTGLPKGIMHGHGGVLLEHLKAVALQSDIGKDDTFFWYTSPSWMMWNFQVAGLLVGATIVCYEGSPTYPRADALWHIAATVGATVLGTSPGYVLACAKAGAVPREDHDLSALKTVGITGSSLPPSSALWLRDNVGERVQVSSLSGGTDVVSAFIGGAPTVPVWPGELSTRYLGAAVDAWDESGNPVRGEVGELVITKPLPSMPIGFWNDADGSRYRDAYFEMFPGVWRHGDWITITDHDSIVVHGRSDSTLNRNGIRMGSADIYQAVERLPEIAEALVIGAEQPDGGYWMPLFVVPAEGVELTDAVRDKIIQTIRTEVSPRHVPDDIVVAPGIPHTRTGKKLEVPIKKLFQGADAAKVVERSAVDNPDLLDWYASQRPSR
- a CDS encoding aldehyde dehydrogenase; this encodes MGSRGVIFEHIYPATGQPNGTVTLAGAAEIDNAVEAAAKAQREWVSLTVDRRRDLLIDLADVVHEHLDELAKLNVADYAVPIAFAGNAVLLERFLRHFAGYADKPHGLSTPVNGSFDINLVEREPYGVVAVITPWNGALVVAGSCVAPALAAGNAVVLKPSELAPFAALRFGELCVEAGLPEGLVTVVPADAEGGDALVRHPGIGKIAFTGGGGTARKVLQSAATNLTPVVTELGGKSANLIFADADLDLAAALSAHQGPLMQSGQSCACASRILVDDAVYDEFLETFLGVIGSANIGDPMDPATTFGPVINQAAADRILATVDAAVSSGAGELLSGGNRIDRDGYYIEPTVFGGVDNSSALAQLETFGPVVSVMRFRDEDEAVRIANDTPYGLNAFVQTTDLNRAHRVARRLESGSVWINQFSEISPQGPYGGYKQSGSGRTGGVEGLHEFQQVKNIRIAVR
- a CDS encoding mycofactocin-coupled SDR family oxidoreductase — protein: MGRVTGKRVLITGAARGMGRSHAVRLAEEGADLILVDICESLPEVEYPLATRDDLDETARLVAELGRQALTYVVDVRDGAALSAAVAEAVEKLGGLDASVANAGVLTAGTWDTTTAEQWRTVVDVNLIGTWNTCAAALPHLVERGGSLINVSSVAGIKGSPLHTPYTASKHGVVGMSRALANELAAVNVRVNTVHPTGVATGLRPDTLHTLIHETRQDLGPIFQNALPIQMTDALDISNAVLFLISDEARHVTGLEFKVDAGATIR
- a CDS encoding pyridoxal phosphate-dependent aminotransferase; its protein translation is MDVALRAGIPPFHVMDVWLTAAERQRSHGDLVNLSAGQPSAGAPTAVREAAVAALNEGSLGYTVALGLPELRAEIAASYRKYGVEVGVDEVVLTTGSSGGFLLTFLACFDAGDRVAIASPGYPCYRNILTALGCEVVEIPCGPETRFQPTVAMLDALDPPVAGVIVASPANPTGTVIPPEELAAIARWCDRTGVRLISDEVYHGLVYPGAPETSCAWETSRNAVVVNSFSKYFAMTGWRLGWLLVPTGLQRAIDRLTGNFTICPPALAQHAAVAAFTPEALAEADGLLSHYADNRALLLDGLRGIGIDRLAPTDGAFYVYADVSDHTADSLAWCSKLLADTGVAIAPGIDFDTVRGGSYVRLSFAGPTSDIEEALRRIGNWLE